One part of the Mycobacteriales bacterium genome encodes these proteins:
- a CDS encoding amidohydrolase family protein: MRVHVRGVVLPAGEQRDLWIVDGRLTYEPVRDAETLTTEGWIVPGLVDCHCHVGMKPVGDATEEEMVAQAVADRDAGALLIRDAGSPVDNRFIQDRDDLPRLIRAGRHVARPKRYLRDVGVEVEPDGLVAAVEEQAGLGDGWVKLVGDWIDRSVGDLVPLWPDDALAAAVARAHELGARVAVHTFSEDALPGLIAAGVDTIEHGTGLTDALLDEAARKGIHVTPTLLNIETFPDIAGTASKYPAYAEHMRALHRTAHARIRAAYEAGVPLLAGTDAGGVLPHGLVAKEIQQLHAAGIPAEAALAAGSWGARAFLGLPGLAEGAPADLVVYADDPRKELGTITAPVRIVLRGAVVR; the protein is encoded by the coding sequence ATGCGGGTGCACGTCAGGGGAGTGGTCCTGCCGGCGGGCGAGCAGCGCGACCTCTGGATCGTCGACGGACGCCTGACGTACGAGCCGGTGCGCGACGCCGAGACCCTGACCACCGAGGGCTGGATCGTGCCCGGGCTGGTCGACTGCCACTGCCACGTCGGCATGAAGCCCGTCGGCGACGCGACCGAGGAGGAGATGGTCGCCCAGGCCGTCGCCGACCGGGACGCGGGCGCGCTGCTGATCCGCGACGCCGGCTCCCCGGTGGACAACCGGTTCATCCAGGACCGCGACGACCTGCCCCGGCTGATCCGGGCCGGCCGGCACGTGGCCCGGCCCAAGCGCTACCTGCGCGACGTCGGCGTCGAGGTCGAGCCGGACGGCCTGGTCGCCGCGGTCGAGGAGCAGGCCGGCCTCGGCGACGGCTGGGTCAAGCTCGTCGGGGACTGGATCGACCGCTCGGTGGGCGACCTCGTCCCGCTCTGGCCGGACGACGCGCTGGCCGCCGCGGTCGCCCGGGCGCACGAGCTCGGCGCCCGGGTCGCGGTCCACACGTTCAGCGAGGACGCGCTGCCCGGGCTGATCGCGGCCGGGGTGGACACGATCGAGCACGGCACCGGCCTGACCGACGCGCTGCTGGACGAGGCCGCCCGCAAGGGCATCCACGTCACGCCGACCCTGCTCAACATCGAGACGTTTCCGGACATCGCCGGCACGGCGTCGAAGTACCCGGCGTACGCGGAGCACATGCGGGCCCTGCACCGCACCGCCCACGCCCGCATCCGGGCCGCGTACGAGGCCGGGGTCCCGCTGCTGGCCGGCACCGACGCGGGCGGGGTCCTGCCGCACGGGCTGGTGGCGAAGGAGATCCAGCAGCTGCACGCGGCCGGGATCCCGGCCGAGGCGGCGCTGGCGGCCGGCTCCTGGGGTGCGCGCGCGTTCCTCGGCCTGCCCGGCCTGGCCGAGGGCGCGCCCGCCGACCTCGTCGTCTACGCGGACGACCCCCGCAAGGAGCTCGGCACGATCACCGCCCCGGTCCGGATCGTGCTGCGCGGCGCGGTGGTCCGGTAA
- the proS gene encoding proline--tRNA ligase: MARVLTPQAEDFPRWYQDVLAKAELAENGPVRGTMVIRPYGYSLWERMQSEVDDRIKAAGAKNAYFPLFIPESYLKKEAQHVEGFSPELAVVTIGGGKVLEEPIVVRPTSETIINASFAKWVQSYRDLPLLINQWANVVRWEMRPRLLLRTTEFLWQEGHTAHATEPEARAYARQILRDVYEDFVVDVLAMPVVVGRKTARERFAGATNTMTMELMTRDGKALQMGTSHELGQNFAKAFGIEFLAPSGQREYAWQTSWGSSTRMLGGLVMAHGDDDGLRVPPRLAPVQVAVIVIKAEAAEAAVRVADELRSAGIRVELDDRADIPFGRRAVDWELKGVPLRVEIGPRDLAEERCMLVRRIAGNKTPTPLAGLLNAVRVALVEDQVSLYDESLRMRDSRIVDVKTIDDAADACVTGWARLPWSELGPEGEAKLAERSVTVRCLTRADGSLPETGDEPDVLAYCARAY; the protein is encoded by the coding sequence ATGGCACGAGTGCTCACCCCGCAGGCGGAGGACTTCCCCCGCTGGTATCAGGACGTCCTGGCCAAGGCCGAGCTGGCCGAGAACGGCCCGGTCCGCGGGACCATGGTCATCCGGCCGTACGGGTACTCGCTCTGGGAACGGATGCAGTCCGAAGTGGACGACCGCATCAAGGCGGCCGGCGCGAAGAACGCGTACTTCCCGCTGTTCATCCCCGAGTCGTACCTGAAGAAGGAAGCCCAGCACGTCGAGGGGTTCAGCCCCGAGCTGGCCGTGGTCACCATCGGCGGCGGCAAGGTGCTGGAGGAGCCGATCGTCGTGCGGCCGACCTCCGAGACGATCATCAACGCGTCGTTCGCGAAGTGGGTGCAGAGCTACCGCGACCTGCCGCTGCTGATCAACCAGTGGGCGAACGTGGTGCGCTGGGAGATGCGGCCGCGGCTGCTGCTGCGCACGACCGAGTTCCTCTGGCAGGAGGGACACACCGCGCACGCGACCGAGCCGGAGGCCCGAGCGTACGCGCGGCAGATCCTGCGGGACGTGTACGAGGACTTCGTCGTCGACGTGCTCGCGATGCCGGTCGTGGTCGGCCGCAAGACTGCGCGGGAGCGGTTCGCCGGGGCCACGAACACGATGACCATGGAGCTCATGACCCGCGACGGCAAGGCGCTGCAGATGGGCACCTCGCACGAGCTGGGGCAGAATTTCGCCAAGGCGTTCGGGATCGAGTTCCTGGCGCCCAGCGGGCAGCGGGAGTACGCCTGGCAGACGTCGTGGGGGTCCTCGACCCGCATGCTCGGCGGTCTGGTCATGGCGCACGGCGACGACGACGGGCTGCGCGTCCCGCCGCGGCTCGCCCCGGTCCAGGTCGCGGTGATCGTGATCAAGGCGGAGGCGGCCGAGGCCGCGGTCCGGGTCGCGGACGAGCTGCGGTCCGCGGGCATCCGGGTCGAGCTGGACGACCGGGCCGACATCCCGTTCGGGCGGCGGGCGGTGGACTGGGAGCTCAAGGGCGTGCCGCTGCGGGTCGAGATCGGCCCGCGCGACCTGGCCGAGGAGCGCTGCATGCTGGTCCGCCGGATCGCCGGCAACAAGACGCCGACGCCGCTGGCCGGGCTGCTCAACGCCGTGCGGGTCGCGCTGGTCGAGGACCAGGTCTCGCTGTACGACGAGTCGCTGCGGATGCGGGACTCCCGGATCGTCGACGTGAAGACGATCGACGACGCGGCCGACGCGTGCGTGACCGGGTGGGCCCGGCTGCCGTGGTCGGAGCTCGGCCCGGAGGGCGAGGCCAAGCTGGCGGAGCGGTCGGTGACCGTCCGCTGCCTCACCCGTGCCGACGGGTCGCTGCCCGAGACCGGCGACGAGCCCGACGTCCTCGCGTACTGCGCCCGCGCTTACTAG